In bacterium YEK0313, one genomic interval encodes:
- the yfcG_6 gene encoding Disulfide-bond oxidoreductase YfcG yields MTDLSAFPITRRWPASHPDRLQLYSLPTPNGVKVSIMLEEIGLPYEPHLIDIGKNETWGPEFLSLNPNGKIPAIIDPDGPGGKPIGLFESGAILLYLAEKTGKLLPADPARRYETIQWVFFQMAAVGPMFGQVGYFFKFAGREIEDKRPLARYRDESKRLLGVLETRLEGRQWIMGDDYTIADISLLGWVRNLIGFYGARDIVEYDKLKLVPGWLERGLARPAVQRGLEIPKRP; encoded by the coding sequence ATGACCGATCTCTCCGCCTTCCCGATTACCCGCCGCTGGCCGGCGAGCCATCCCGACCGGCTGCAGCTCTATTCGCTGCCGACGCCGAACGGCGTCAAGGTGTCCATCATGCTGGAGGAGATCGGCCTGCCTTATGAGCCGCATCTCATCGACATCGGCAAGAACGAGACCTGGGGGCCGGAATTCCTGTCGCTCAATCCGAACGGCAAGATCCCCGCCATCATCGATCCCGACGGTCCCGGCGGCAAGCCGATCGGCCTGTTCGAGTCGGGGGCCATTCTGCTCTATCTCGCCGAGAAGACCGGCAAGCTGCTGCCGGCCGATCCGGCGCGGCGCTACGAAACCATCCAGTGGGTGTTCTTCCAGATGGCGGCGGTCGGCCCGATGTTCGGCCAGGTCGGCTATTTCTTCAAATTCGCCGGCCGCGAGATCGAGGACAAACGGCCGCTGGCGCGCTATCGCGACGAATCGAAACGCCTGCTGGGCGTGCTCGAGACCCGGCTCGAAGGCCGGCAGTGGATCATGGGCGACGACTATACGATCGCCGACATTTCCCTGCTCGGCTGGGTGCGCAACCTGATCGGCTTCTACGGCGCGCGCGACATCGTCGAATACGACAAGCTCAAGCTGGTCCCGGGCTGGCTCGAGCGCGGGCTGGCGCGCCCGGCGGTGCAGCGCGGCCTGGAGATCCCGAAACGGCCGTGA
- a CDS encoding Aminopeptidase T, whose protein sequence is MTRQAQDTPASIDPKKLDRLAEVAVRIGLQLAPGQDLFMTSPVAALPLVRRIAEHAYRAGAGLVTPILSDEQVTLARYRYGADASFDRAAGWLHEGAAKAFAANTARLAIVGDNPMLLAGEDPAKVARANKANSLAYQPALERIVNFDINWNIVAYPGAAWAAQVFPGEPEDVAVGKLAEAIFAASRVDTDDPVGAWTAHNTNLGRRTAWLNGHRFQALHFSGPGTDLTVGLADGHEWQGGASKAKNGIVCNPNIPTEEVFTTPHARRVEGRVRSTKPLSYQGTLIDNIEVRFEAGRIVEARASRGSEVLGKVLDSDEGARRLGEVALVPHSSPISKSGLLFFNTLFDENAACHIALGQCYSKCFVDGANLTPDQIAAQGGNKSLIHIDWMIGSGEIDIDGLTADGGRVPVFRKGEWA, encoded by the coding sequence ATGACGCGTCAGGCACAGGACACCCCGGCTTCGATCGACCCGAAAAAACTCGACCGGCTCGCCGAGGTCGCGGTCAGGATCGGCTTGCAGCTCGCTCCCGGCCAGGACCTGTTCATGACCTCGCCGGTCGCGGCCCTGCCGCTGGTGCGCCGCATCGCCGAACATGCCTACCGGGCCGGCGCCGGCCTGGTCACGCCGATCCTCTCCGACGAGCAGGTGACCCTGGCGCGGTACCGTTACGGCGCCGATGCGAGCTTCGACCGTGCCGCCGGCTGGCTGCATGAGGGTGCGGCCAAGGCCTTCGCCGCCAACACCGCCCGGCTCGCCATCGTCGGCGACAATCCCATGCTGCTCGCCGGCGAGGATCCGGCCAAGGTCGCGCGCGCCAACAAGGCCAATTCCCTCGCCTATCAGCCGGCGCTGGAGCGCATCGTCAATTTCGACATCAACTGGAACATCGTCGCCTATCCCGGCGCCGCCTGGGCGGCCCAGGTCTTCCCGGGCGAGCCGGAGGACGTGGCGGTCGGCAAGCTGGCCGAGGCGATCTTCGCCGCCTCGCGCGTCGATACCGACGATCCCGTCGGCGCCTGGACCGCGCACAACACCAATCTCGGCAGGCGCACCGCCTGGCTGAACGGCCATCGTTTCCAGGCCCTGCATTTCTCCGGCCCGGGCACCGATCTCACGGTCGGGCTCGCCGACGGCCATGAATGGCAGGGCGGCGCGTCCAAGGCCAAGAACGGCATCGTCTGCAACCCGAACATCCCGACCGAGGAGGTGTTCACCACCCCGCACGCCCGGCGCGTCGAGGGCCGCGTCCGCAGCACCAAGCCGCTGTCCTATCAGGGCACGCTGATCGACAATATCGAGGTCAGGTTCGAGGCCGGCCGGATCGTCGAGGCCCGCGCCAGCCGCGGCAGCGAGGTGCTCGGCAAGGTGCTCGACAGCGACGAGGGCGCACGCCGCCTCGGCGAGGTGGCGCTGGTGCCCCATTCCTCGCCGATCTCGAAGAGCGGGCTCCTGTTCTTCAACACGCTGTTCGACGAGAACGCCGCCTGCCACATCGCGCTCGGTCAGTGCTATTCGAAATGTTTCGTCGACGGCGCCAATCTGACGCCCGACCAGATCGCCGCCCAGGGCGGCAACAAGAGCCTCATCCACATCGACTGGATGATCGGCTCGGGCGAGATCGACATCGACGGCCTCACCGCCGACGGCGGCCGCGTGCCGGTGTTCCGCAAGGGCGAATGGGCCTGA
- a CDS encoding RNA polymerase sigma factor: protein MSGSGDESNPDAAARRAVERAARESYGRLVAFLAARTRDVAGAEDALADAFAAALQQWPENGVPDNPDAWLLTVARRRSTDALRRRATGLAHARDVRLIAEELDAASALSDDIPDRRLALMFACAHPAIEPGIRTPLILQTILGLTAAEIASAFLVPPATMGQRLVRAKARLKDAGIAFDVPESRELPERLDAVLAAVYAAYTKGWSDTDDAAASQLADEAIWLGRVIVALMPDEPEAKGVLALMLHTEARRAARRDADGAYVPLEEQDIRLWNLAMIDQAEALLSAASASGPSGRCQIEAAIQSAHAARRLAGAATWPAIVALYDILGEIAPSPVVALNRAVALGERDGPAAALAALDLAGTDPRLAGYQPYWAARAHLCARASRSAEAAEAFTLAIGLTTDPAVRRYLQRRQAQVAGAA, encoded by the coding sequence ATGAGTGGCAGCGGCGATGAATCGAACCCGGATGCGGCGGCCCGGCGCGCGGTCGAGCGGGCCGCGCGCGAGAGCTACGGCCGGCTCGTCGCATTTCTGGCGGCACGGACGCGCGATGTCGCCGGCGCCGAGGACGCGCTCGCCGACGCCTTCGCGGCGGCGCTGCAGCAATGGCCGGAGAACGGCGTTCCCGACAATCCCGATGCCTGGCTGCTGACGGTGGCGCGCCGGCGCAGCACCGATGCCTTGCGGCGGCGTGCGACGGGCCTGGCCCATGCGCGGGATGTCAGGCTGATCGCCGAGGAGCTCGATGCCGCCAGCGCGCTGTCGGACGACATTCCCGACCGGCGCCTCGCCCTGATGTTCGCATGCGCCCATCCGGCGATCGAGCCGGGCATCCGCACGCCGCTGATCCTGCAGACCATTCTCGGCCTGACCGCCGCGGAGATCGCCTCGGCCTTCCTGGTGCCGCCGGCCACGATGGGCCAGCGGTTGGTCAGGGCCAAGGCACGCCTGAAGGATGCCGGCATCGCCTTCGATGTGCCCGAGAGCCGGGAGCTGCCCGAGCGGCTCGATGCCGTGCTCGCGGCCGTCTATGCCGCCTATACGAAGGGCTGGTCGGATACAGACGATGCCGCGGCCTCGCAGCTCGCCGACGAGGCGATCTGGCTCGGCCGGGTCATCGTGGCGCTGATGCCCGACGAGCCCGAGGCCAAGGGCGTGCTCGCCCTGATGCTGCACACCGAAGCCCGGCGCGCGGCGCGGCGCGATGCCGACGGCGCCTATGTGCCGCTGGAAGAGCAGGACATACGGCTCTGGAATCTCGCCATGATCGACCAGGCCGAGGCGCTGCTGTCGGCGGCGAGCGCCTCCGGCCCGAGCGGCCGGTGCCAGATCGAGGCGGCCATCCAGTCGGCCCATGCGGCACGGCGCCTGGCCGGCGCGGCGACCTGGCCGGCCATCGTCGCGCTCTACGACATTCTCGGCGAGATCGCGCCCTCGCCCGTGGTCGCGCTCAACCGTGCCGTGGCTCTCGGCGAACGCGACGGCCCGGCTGCCGCGCTCGCCGCGCTCGATCTCGCCGGCACCGACCCGCGGCTTGCCGGCTACCAGCCCTACTGGGCGGCCCGCGCCCATCTCTGCGCCCGCGCCAGCCGTTCGGCCGAGGCGGCGGAGGCCTTCACGCTCGCCATCGGACTGACCACCGACCCGGCCGTCAGGCGCTATCTGCAGCGTCGGCAGGCGCAGGTGGCGGGCGCGGCCTGA
- the lrpC_2 gene encoding HTH-type transcriptional regulator LrpC: MIDELDRRIVDILVDDARISLKDLAARVQLSAPSVSDRLRRLEDRGVIRAFTVDIDPRALGYMLQAIVRIRPLPGQLHVVEKLIQDIPAFTECDKVTGDDCFIARLHLRTIDELDPILERIVEKAETNTAIVKMQPIRRRLPPL, encoded by the coding sequence ATGATCGACGAGCTCGACAGGCGCATCGTCGACATCCTGGTGGACGATGCGCGCATCTCGCTGAAGGATCTCGCCGCCCGCGTGCAGCTCTCCGCGCCGAGCGTGTCGGACCGGCTGCGGCGCCTGGAGGACCGCGGCGTGATCCGCGCCTTCACCGTCGACATCGACCCGCGCGCGCTCGGCTACATGCTGCAGGCGATCGTCCGGATCCGGCCACTGCCCGGCCAGCTGCATGTCGTCGAGAAGCTGATCCAGGACATTCCGGCCTTCACCGAATGCGACAAGGTGACGGGCGACGACTGCTTCATCGCGCGCCTCCACCTGCGCACGATCGACGAGCTCGACCCGATCCTGGAGCGCATCGTCGAGAAGGCCGAAACCAACACCGCGATCGTCAAGATGCAGCCGATCCGGCGTCGCCTGCCGCCGCTCTAA
- a CDS encoding EamA-like transporter family protein produces MDLIHVGAALLSALLHAGWNAAVKASREPSRAMTAQMLIGAVLVVPGLAVTGLPARASWPWLVGSTLINVVTVRALLRAYAFGGFGIVYPMVRALAVLMVVPLAAAIAGDRIGSYALAGVIVIILSLAALAYDATRGKALSPKALGWTLAAGLGTAAYVLCDAQGVRAAGSPVAYGFAVSITNAAAMCWHQRHVGAPWRQLDGQWLVAAPAALASMASYLLILWVWSNAPIAAASALRDTSAVFAILIAVIWLKEPFTPTRVIAVLLAAAAVPLLRLG; encoded by the coding sequence ATGGATCTGATCCACGTCGGCGCGGCTCTCCTGAGCGCGCTGCTCCATGCTGGCTGGAACGCCGCGGTCAAGGCAAGCCGCGAGCCGTCCCGGGCCATGACCGCGCAGATGCTGATCGGGGCCGTTCTGGTGGTGCCGGGCCTGGCCGTCACCGGCCTGCCGGCCCGCGCCTCCTGGCCCTGGCTCGTCGGCTCGACCCTGATCAATGTCGTGACGGTGCGCGCGCTCCTGCGCGCCTATGCGTTCGGCGGTTTCGGCATCGTCTATCCCATGGTGCGGGCCCTGGCCGTGCTCATGGTCGTGCCCCTGGCCGCCGCGATCGCCGGCGACCGCATCGGCTCCTACGCCCTCGCCGGCGTGATCGTCATCATCCTCTCGCTCGCCGCGCTCGCCTATGACGCGACGCGCGGCAAGGCCTTGAGCCCCAAGGCGCTCGGCTGGACGCTCGCCGCGGGCCTTGGCACCGCGGCCTATGTGCTGTGCGACGCGCAGGGCGTGCGCGCGGCCGGCTCGCCCGTCGCCTACGGCTTTGCCGTCTCGATCACCAATGCCGCGGCCATGTGCTGGCACCAGCGCCATGTCGGCGCTCCCTGGCGCCAGCTCGACGGCCAGTGGCTGGTCGCCGCGCCCGCCGCCCTCGCCTCGATGGCCTCCTACCTGCTCATCCTCTGGGTGTGGAGCAACGCGCCGATCGCCGCGGCATCGGCCCTGCGCGACACCAGCGCCGTCTTCGCGATCCTGATCGCGGTCATCTGGCTGAAGGAGCCGTTCACGCCGACCCGTGTCATTGCCGTGCTGCTGGCCGCCGCGGCGGTGCCCCTGCTGCGGCTCGGATGA
- a CDS encoding YCII-related domain protein, translated as MQYLLMLYADEAAGAAIPPERMRGYMGQMTAYAEALRKAGAFVATQALTPTTKGCTIRLEDGELKVHDGPYAETREQFGGYFIIEARDMDAARQWAARCPAATWGSIEIRQIAVYDCT; from the coding sequence ATGCAATATCTCCTGATGCTCTATGCCGACGAGGCCGCGGGCGCGGCGATCCCGCCGGAGCGGATGCGCGGCTATATGGGCCAGATGACCGCCTATGCCGAAGCCTTGAGGAAGGCCGGCGCCTTCGTCGCGACCCAGGCGCTGACGCCGACGACGAAAGGCTGCACCATCCGCCTGGAGGACGGCGAGCTGAAGGTCCATGATGGCCCCTACGCCGAGACCCGCGAGCAGTTCGGCGGCTATTTCATCATCGAGGCGCGCGACATGGACGCGGCGCGCCAATGGGCGGCGCGCTGCCCCGCGGCCACCTGGGGCAGCATCGAGATCCGCCAGATCGCGGTCTATGATTGCACATGA